A segment of the Candidatus Rokuibacteriota bacterium genome:
AGTCCACGGTGTCACCGAGATAGCTCACGCGCTGGACCATCCCGCGCAGGAGGTTGTGCCCGGTCAGCGTCGGAGCCCGGGAGTCCGCGACGATCTCGATCTCATGGGGGCGGACGGAAACGGCCACAGCCGTGCCCGGCTTCAGGTCTGCGGAGGCGATCCTGAGTCGCAGCCTGCCTCGCGTCACCACGCCTGGCTCTGCTGCGACGGCGTCCACTAGGTTGGTCTTCCCGATGAACTCGGCGACGAAGCGCGTCCGCGGCTGCTGGAACAGCTCTTCCGCCGTCCCGACCTGAGCCACGTGCCCCCCGTGGAGCACCGCGATCCGGTCTGAGATCACCATGGCCTCGACCTGGTCGTGGGTCACGTTGAGGGTGGTGATACCGAACGCCTCGTGAAGGCGGCGTATCTCGAAACGCATTTCTTCTCGGAGGTTTGCATCGAGGTTGCTGAGAGGTTCGTCTAAGAGGAGGATCTCGGGCTCCACCACCAGCGCCCTGGCCACCGCCACGCGTTGCTGCTGTCCTCCTGAGAGTTCCCCCGGGTAGCGCGAGTCGAACCCGTCGAGCTGGACCACCCTGAGGATCTCCTTGACCCGCCGTTCGCGCTCGGCCTTGGACAGCCCCTTCTTGAACCGGAGACCGTAGGCGACATTCTCCGCCACGCTCATGTGGGGCCAGAGGGCGTAGCTCTGGAAGATCATCGCCATCCGCCGCCGCTCCGGCGGGACCACGGTCGTCGGTGAGGAGAGGCATCGCTCGGCGACCCAGATCTCTCCCGTTTCGGGCTTGAGAAAGCCCGCGATCAGGCGGAGCGTCGTCGTCTTCCCGCAC
Coding sequences within it:
- a CDS encoding ABC transporter ATP-binding protein: MPGVTIRNLTKRYGHVAAVEGLSLQVKPGELVSLLGPSGCGKTTTLRLIAGFLKPETGEIWVAERCLSSPTTVVPPERRRMAMIFQSYALWPHMSVAENVAYGLRFKKGLSKAERERRVKEILRVVQLDGFDSRYPGELSGGQQQRVAVARALVVEPEILLLDEPLSNLDANLREEMRFEIRRLHEAFGITTLNVTHDQVEAMVISDRIAVLHGGHVAQVGTAEELFQQPRTRFVAEFIGKTNLVDAVAAEPGVVTRGRLRLRIASADLKPGTAVAVSVRPHEIEIVADSRAPTLTGHNLLRGMVQRVSYLGDTVDCQVQVEGSDMILRVAAPPSLRLQPGDAVNLAVAPVACIALTDREE